A single Parabacteroides timonensis DNA region contains:
- a CDS encoding SusC/RagA family TonB-linked outer membrane protein has product MSRQLDGNLPPCNKAAERKNRILSLLFFFMAFISVQVYAQDIKVSGTVISGADNYPIIGANILVKGTTIGTITDVDGNFSFEAPQGSTLVISYIGYQAQEIKVNGNAPIKVILSEDSEKLDEVVVIGYGSQKKSDMTGGIVAVGNEKLQMVTTNNLMDKLAGQVPGLNITMEKASPSEDQVLRVRGENSLTADNSPLIVLDGIPYSGSLGDIDPDNIENLSVLKDASSAAIYGSRGANGVILIQTKKGKKGTATVSYKGQVGFSQPERRVDVMKGPEYVKFLQDQWAYMNYNGVIKNPEDILNVSEIENWKNGIETDWQDQIFRNALTNSHQLSVSGGTEKTTYMASISRLNQEGVVKDTGMKRTNVSLNITQQLGSWLTIGMATQAALKEYGGVQAGISDALCQSPYGQPYNSDGSLNFYPMDQTLHANPLADLDATSDKTSRNIFVSAYADIKLPVKGLSFRTNFGYNYRNKFEGSYYGRNTVTGKAKNGSAAIKNQHDWDYTWENVLKYELQVGKHKFDATGLFSMQQTSQEISEQKGTSFVNDDSEYHNMAGAEENKTVTSELTETAMLSYMLRLNYNYANKYLFTATGRSDGYSAFGENNKYAFFPSLAAAWNLSSEEFMENTNSWLDMLKVRVSWGSNGNQAIKAYQTLDRLKLTNYIWGDKGTTVNGVILSYNAIGNPNLKWETTRTVNAGVDFSFFNSRLSGSIDVYVSNTSDLLMNRTVPIMNGYNSILDNVGKTRNKGVELALNSVNMESKDFRWSTSYNFSLNRDKIVELRGDGKDDITNKWFIGEPVRAYYDYKVVGTWQEDDNFLNADGKEIQKGAKPGHAKLEDVDGDGTITAKDKQIIGSKSPSFTMSLGNTFAYKNFTFSFLLNGVFGAWKEMIDYNFDRWSSKYNYISGMDYWTPENPTNAMTSPGYVPYDKHSFYKKMNYVRIKNISLGYNLPKTLLNPIGVSALNVNVSVNNLYTFSNVKNALNFDGTDYNANIVSCYPTARSYMLGLNLTF; this is encoded by the coding sequence ATGAGCAGACAACTGGACGGGAACCTGCCTCCCTGTAATAAGGCAGCAGAACGAAAGAACAGGATTCTTTCTTTATTATTCTTTTTTATGGCGTTTATATCTGTACAGGTATATGCGCAAGACATTAAAGTCTCTGGTACCGTTATCTCCGGAGCAGATAATTACCCGATCATCGGGGCTAACATTCTAGTAAAAGGGACTACCATCGGTACTATTACAGATGTAGACGGTAACTTCTCATTTGAAGCTCCCCAGGGTTCTACATTAGTCATTTCTTACATTGGCTACCAGGCACAGGAAATAAAAGTGAACGGAAATGCTCCTATTAAAGTCATTCTGTCTGAAGATTCCGAAAAACTGGATGAGGTAGTTGTTATCGGTTACGGTTCGCAGAAGAAATCGGATATGACAGGCGGTATCGTAGCAGTAGGTAACGAGAAGTTACAGATGGTTACTACCAACAACCTGATGGATAAACTGGCAGGCCAGGTTCCGGGATTGAACATCACAATGGAAAAGGCAAGTCCTTCGGAAGACCAGGTATTGCGTGTTCGTGGTGAAAACTCACTGACAGCCGACAACTCTCCGTTGATCGTATTGGACGGTATTCCTTACAGCGGTTCATTGGGAGACATCGACCCGGATAATATCGAAAACCTGTCTGTATTGAAAGATGCATCTTCAGCCGCCATCTACGGTTCACGTGGTGCCAACGGTGTAATCCTGATCCAGACAAAGAAAGGTAAGAAAGGAACAGCTACCGTATCCTACAAAGGACAGGTTGGTTTCTCACAACCGGAACGCCGCGTCGATGTAATGAAAGGTCCGGAATACGTAAAATTCCTTCAGGACCAGTGGGCTTATATGAACTATAACGGAGTGATCAAAAATCCGGAAGATATTCTGAACGTCAGTGAAATCGAGAACTGGAAGAACGGTATCGAAACAGACTGGCAGGATCAGATCTTTAGAAACGCATTGACCAACAGCCACCAGCTCAGTGTATCGGGCGGTACGGAAAAGACCACTTACATGGCCTCTATCTCACGTCTGAATCAGGAAGGTGTAGTTAAAGATACCGGCATGAAGCGTACCAATGTATCATTGAACATTACCCAGCAATTAGGTAGCTGGCTGACTATCGGTATGGCTACACAAGCTGCTTTGAAAGAATACGGCGGCGTACAGGCAGGCATTTCCGACGCTCTTTGTCAGTCTCCTTACGGCCAGCCTTATAATAGCGACGGTTCGTTGAATTTCTATCCGATGGATCAGACTTTACACGCCAATCCGCTGGCAGACCTGGATGCCACAAGCGATAAGACTTCGCGCAACATTTTCGTATCTGCTTATGCAGATATCAAACTTCCGGTAAAAGGACTGAGCTTCCGTACGAACTTCGGTTACAACTACCGCAATAAATTCGAAGGTTCTTATTACGGACGTAATACGGTGACCGGTAAAGCGAAAAACGGTTCTGCCGCAATCAAGAACCAGCACGACTGGGATTATACCTGGGAAAATGTATTAAAATATGAACTTCAGGTAGGTAAACATAAATTCGATGCAACCGGTTTGTTCAGTATGCAGCAGACTTCACAGGAAATATCCGAACAGAAAGGTACCAGCTTCGTAAACGACGATTCCGAATACCACAACATGGCAGGTGCTGAAGAAAACAAGACGGTTACTTCCGAACTGACTGAAACAGCCATGCTTTCTTATATGTTACGTTTGAACTACAACTATGCCAACAAATATTTGTTTACTGCAACAGGCCGTTCAGACGGTTACTCTGCATTCGGTGAGAATAACAAATATGCATTCTTCCCGTCATTGGCTGCTGCCTGGAACTTGTCTTCCGAAGAATTTATGGAAAATACGAACAGCTGGCTGGATATGTTGAAAGTACGTGTGTCATGGGGTTCCAACGGTAACCAGGCTATCAAAGCTTATCAGACATTAGACCGTTTGAAACTGACAAACTACATCTGGGGTGATAAGGGAACAACCGTTAATGGTGTGATCCTGTCATACAACGCCATCGGTAACCCGAACCTGAAATGGGAAACGACCCGCACAGTCAATGCCGGTGTCGACTTCAGCTTCTTCAACAGCCGTCTGTCCGGTAGCATCGACGTCTATGTTTCGAATACTTCCGATCTGTTGATGAACCGTACGGTTCCTATCATGAACGGTTACAACTCCATCCTGGACAATGTGGGTAAAACACGCAACAAAGGTGTCGAACTGGCTTTGAACTCAGTGAACATGGAAAGTAAGGACTTCCGTTGGAGCACCAGCTACAACTTCTCGTTGAACCGTGATAAGATCGTCGAACTTCGCGGAGACGGCAAAGACGATATCACCAACAAATGGTTTATCGGCGAACCGGTAAGAGCTTACTACGACTATAAGGTAGTCGGTACATGGCAGGAAGACGATAACTTCCTGAATGCAGACGGAAAAGAAATACAGAAAGGTGCAAAACCCGGACATGCTAAACTGGAAGATGTAGATGGCGACGGTACAATCACAGCCAAAGACAAACAAATCATCGGTTCCAAATCACCGAGCTTCACCATGTCATTAGGCAACACATTTGCATATAAAAACTTCACATTCTCCTTCCTGTTGAACGGTGTATTCGGCGCATGGAAAGAAATGATCGATTACAACTTCGACCGTTGGAGTTCTAAATACAATTACATCAGTGGTATGGATTACTGGACTCCGGAAAACCCGACAAACGCTATGACCTCTCCGGGTTATGTTCCTTACGACAAACATTCATTCTACAAAAAGATGAATTATGTACGTATCAAAAATATCTCATTAGGTTACAACTTGCCTAAGACTCTTCTTAACCCGATCGGGGTGTCTGCTTTGAACGTTAACGTAAGTGTTAACAACCTGTATACATTCAGTAATGTAAAGAATGCGTTGAACTTTGACGGAACAGACTACAATGCAAACATTGTCTCTTGTTATCCGACAGCCCGTTCTTATATGCTGGGTTTAAATCTTACTTTCTAA